The following coding sequences lie in one Vibrio casei genomic window:
- the purU gene encoding formyltetrahydrofolate deformylase, with protein MENVERKTLLTHCSDEHGLIAKITNICFKHQLNIIHNNEFVDNASGHFFMRTELEGTFDDKTLLADLDLALPASSKRSLISSSCKKIVIMVTKEAHCLGDILMKAYDGSLDVEIAAVVGNYDKLQTLTERFDIPYHFISHEGLSREEHEEKMLDVIKGYDPRYVVLAKYMRVLTPNFVSQFPHKIINIHHSFLPAFIGAKPYQQAFDRGVKIIGATAHFVTNDLDEGPIIKQDVIPVDHNFSAADMAQAGRDVEKNVLSKALNKVVNDHVFVYGNKTVIL; from the coding sequence ATGGAAAACGTAGAAAGAAAAACACTGCTAACGCATTGCAGTGATGAACATGGTTTAATCGCTAAAATTACCAATATTTGCTTTAAACATCAGTTAAACATTATTCATAATAATGAATTCGTTGATAATGCCAGCGGTCACTTCTTCATGCGAACCGAACTGGAAGGCACTTTTGATGATAAAACATTACTGGCTGATTTAGATCTCGCCCTTCCAGCGAGTAGCAAACGTTCTTTGATTAGCTCATCGTGCAAAAAAATCGTGATTATGGTGACAAAAGAAGCGCACTGTCTTGGTGATATTTTGATGAAAGCCTACGACGGTAGCCTAGATGTTGAAATTGCAGCGGTAGTGGGTAACTACGATAAATTGCAAACCTTAACCGAGCGCTTTGATATTCCTTATCACTTTATCTCTCATGAAGGTTTAAGCCGTGAAGAGCATGAAGAAAAAATGCTCGATGTGATTAAAGGTTATGATCCTCGCTACGTGGTTTTAGCAAAATACATGCGTGTGTTGACGCCAAATTTTGTTTCTCAGTTTCCACATAAAATCATCAATATTCACCATAGCTTTTTACCTGCTTTCATTGGCGCAAAACCGTATCAACAAGCCTTTGACCGTGGTGTGAAAATTATTGGTGCTACTGCGCACTTTGTAACCAACGATTTAGATGAAGGTCCAATCATTAAGCAAGATGTGATCCCTGTCGATCATAATTTCAGCGCAGCAGATATGGCCCAAGCAGGCCGTGATGTAGAGAAGAATGTATTGAGCAAGGCATTAAACAAAGTGGTCAATGATCATGTGTTTGTTTACGGCAATAAGACTGTAATTCTATAG
- a CDS encoding VOC family protein — MTASLSAHLFPKTLLSDLPRFWGDILMLANELGIDTPALVADHIAMRINDLNVAKLVHQEWLTQGKQISKALINGRPIIVIEFEQPLVIDGHHIECLELPYPSDKAYPNEGWEHVEFVVPSSAQTAHEFVEEVKAVFPQLSGNWDSLAEKGIKVKLSSPQGEGERLVNPTVAFKKNGVCIKLHPHSLKEVIASEQV; from the coding sequence ATGACGGCTTCACTATCAGCTCATCTATTTCCTAAAACATTATTGTCTGATTTACCTCGCTTCTGGGGGGATATTTTAATGTTAGCGAATGAGTTGGGCATTGATACTCCAGCTTTGGTGGCGGATCATATTGCGATGCGAATTAACGATCTCAACGTAGCAAAGTTGGTGCACCAAGAATGGCTCACTCAAGGAAAACAAATTTCTAAGGCGTTAATTAATGGCCGGCCGATTATTGTGATTGAGTTTGAGCAGCCATTAGTCATTGATGGACATCATATTGAATGTTTAGAACTGCCTTATCCAAGTGATAAAGCGTATCCAAATGAAGGTTGGGAGCATGTTGAGTTTGTCGTACCTAGTTCTGCGCAAACCGCACATGAATTTGTCGAAGAGGTAAAAGCTGTATTTCCGCAATTGTCGGGTAATTGGGATAGCTTGGCTGAAAAAGGGATCAAAGTGAAATTATCCAGCCCACAAGGAGAGGGGGAGCGTTTGGTCAATCCGACAGTGGCTTTCAAGAAAAATGGCGTGTGTATTAAGCTGCATCCACATTCTTTGAAAGAAGTGATTGCGAGCGAGCAAGTCTAA
- the argS gene encoding arginine--tRNA ligase yields MNIAALINDKVSQALEAAGAPAGSPAAVRPSAKAQFGDYQANGVMGVAKKLGMNPREFAQKVIDVLDLDGIASKAEIAGPGFINIFLEPAFLAKQASAALADARLGIATQAQQTIVADYSAPNVAKEMHVGHLRSTIIGDAVVRTLEFLGHKVIRANHIGDWGTQFGMLIANLERVEKEQGEVSMELADLEGFYRESKKLYDEDEAFAERARAYVVKLQGGDEHCAKMWKKLVDVTMIQNQRNYDRLNVSLTRDDVMGESMYNDMLSVIVADLKEKGLAVESEGAQVVFLDEYKNKDGEPMGVIVQKRDGGYLYTTTDIACAKYRYETLGADRVLYFIDSRQHQHLMQAWTIVRKAGYVPESVSLEHHAFGMMLGKDGRPFKTRAGGTVRLADLLDEATERAQKLIEDKNPELSTEEKANIANTVAMAAVKYSDLSKHRTTDYIFDWDNMLAFEGNTAPYMQYAYTRVASIFAKADIDMNSLSGDIMIGDDKEKALISKLLQFDEAVTSVAREGQPHLMCSYLFELAGQFSSFYEACPILNAADETVKQSRLKLAALTAKTIKQGLDLLGIKTLERM; encoded by the coding sequence GTGAATATTGCAGCCCTCATTAATGACAAAGTTTCACAGGCTCTTGAAGCCGCTGGCGCACCTGCTGGAAGCCCAGCCGCCGTCCGACCATCAGCCAAAGCACAATTTGGTGACTACCAAGCCAATGGTGTTATGGGCGTGGCAAAAAAATTAGGCATGAACCCACGTGAATTTGCACAAAAAGTCATTGATGTATTAGACCTAGACGGTATCGCGAGCAAGGCTGAAATTGCGGGTCCGGGCTTCATTAACATTTTCCTAGAGCCGGCCTTTTTAGCCAAACAAGCCTCTGCTGCATTGGCTGATGCACGTTTAGGGATTGCCACTCAAGCTCAACAAACTATTGTTGCCGATTATTCCGCACCAAATGTGGCAAAAGAGATGCACGTTGGTCACTTACGTTCAACCATCATTGGTGATGCGGTGGTTCGTACTCTTGAATTTTTAGGCCACAAAGTAATTCGTGCTAACCACATTGGTGACTGGGGTACGCAATTTGGTATGTTGATTGCTAACCTTGAGCGAGTAGAAAAAGAGCAAGGCGAAGTATCGATGGAGCTTGCTGATTTAGAAGGCTTCTACCGCGAATCAAAAAAGTTATACGATGAAGATGAAGCCTTTGCTGAACGTGCTCGTGCCTACGTTGTTAAACTGCAAGGTGGTGATGAGCATTGTGCGAAAATGTGGAAGAAATTAGTGGATGTCACCATGATCCAAAATCAACGTAACTACGATCGCTTAAACGTATCGTTAACTCGTGATGATGTCATGGGTGAAAGCATGTATAACGACATGTTATCGGTTATCGTCGCTGACTTAAAAGAAAAAGGCTTAGCGGTTGAAAGTGAAGGCGCACAAGTCGTTTTCCTTGATGAATACAAAAACAAAGATGGCGAACCTATGGGCGTTATCGTACAAAAACGCGATGGTGGTTACCTGTACACCACAACCGACATTGCATGTGCGAAATATCGTTATGAAACACTAGGTGCAGATCGCGTATTGTACTTTATTGATTCACGCCAACATCAACACCTAATGCAAGCTTGGACTATCGTGCGCAAAGCCGGTTATGTGCCTGAGTCTGTTTCACTTGAACACCACGCTTTCGGCATGATGCTAGGCAAAGATGGTCGTCCATTTAAAACTCGCGCTGGCGGTACGGTTCGTTTAGCTGATCTTCTTGATGAAGCGACTGAACGTGCGCAAAAACTGATTGAAGATAAAAACCCTGAGCTTTCAACTGAAGAAAAAGCCAACATTGCTAATACAGTGGCAATGGCAGCAGTGAAATACTCCGATCTTTCTAAGCACCGTACCACCGATTACATTTTCGATTGGGATAACATGCTAGCGTTTGAGGGAAATACTGCCCCTTATATGCAATATGCTTATACTCGTGTGGCCTCTATCTTTGCTAAAGCAGACATTGATATGAACAGCCTTTCGGGTGATATAATGATCGGTGATGACAAAGAAAAAGCACTGATTTCTAAATTACTGCAATTTGATGAAGCGGTCACTTCTGTCGCTCGTGAAGGTCAACCGCACTTAATGTGTAGTTATTTATTTGAATTAGCAGGTCAATTTTCTAGCTTCTATGAAGCCTGTCCAATCCTAAATGCCGCAGATGAGACCGTAAAACAAAGCCGCTTAAAACTGGCTGCATTAACAGCAAAAACCATTAAGCAAGGTTTAGACTTGTTAGGTATTAAGACTTTAGAACGCATGTAA
- a CDS encoding HIT family protein, with product MSFLLHPQLQADTDIIGEFPLCLALLHKEDIGPWVILVPKKPNLQELHHLPMAEQQQFLVESQTVFESLETLYKPKKLNLGALGNMVPQLHIHHIARFDIDIAWPKPVWGNTEGKTRNQESTQLVLAQLRHAFMEKYAGFSAV from the coding sequence ATGAGTTTTCTTTTGCACCCTCAACTTCAAGCTGATACCGATATCATTGGTGAATTTCCATTGTGTTTAGCTTTACTGCATAAGGAAGACATCGGCCCTTGGGTGATTTTGGTCCCTAAAAAACCCAACCTCCAAGAGTTGCACCATTTACCAATGGCAGAGCAACAACAGTTTTTAGTGGAATCTCAAACCGTCTTTGAAAGTTTAGAGACTCTTTATAAACCTAAAAAACTCAATCTAGGTGCATTAGGTAACATGGTGCCACAATTGCATATTCATCATATCGCTCGTTTTGATATCGATATCGCGTGGCCAAAGCCAGTTTGGGGAAACACCGAAGGTAAAACGAGAAACCAAGAATCAACCCAATTAGTTCTGGCACAGTTACGCCATGCATTTATGGAAAAATACGCTGGATTCAGTGCGGTATGA
- the feoB gene encoding Fe(2+) transporter permease subunit FeoB, giving the protein MSFNILTVGNPNSGKTTLFNGLTGAKQNVGNWAGVTVEKKTGFFEYRDTEFKLTDLPGIYSLDSANDANSIDESIASSAISSMSADLIINVVDATSLERSLYMTLQLRELGRPMIVVLNKLDALHRERQEIDVDALQKELGCPVFILSAINAKQVTKFKDDLFGLLQKPLFIDGLTLDYGDTIESSIEALNPIWSKDSIILPRAMSIRALEQDSLVVDRLADIDKEYCRETVQRLNAELDLDLAITNTKYNYLHQLCHQVRSIDSSLSKNFTEKLDQIVLNKWLGIPIFFVIMYLMFMFSINIGSAFIDFFDIGVGAILVDGGHYLLDSHLPVWLVTVLADGLGGGIQTVATFIPVIACLYLFLSLLESSGYMARAAFVLDKVMQKIGLPGKAFVPLILGFGCNVPAIMATRTMDQERERKLSAAMAPFMSCGARLPVYTLFAAAFFPNNGQNVVFALYVLGILAAVFTGIILKNTLYPGKSSSFIMEMPDYEIPTVRSIGLKTWQKLKRFVLGAGKTIVVVVAILSFLNSLGTDGSFGNEDSQNSVLSKVAQVVTPVFAPMGIEKDNWPATVGIITGIFAKEAVVGTLNNLYSDPTDEAVEFSLTNSLQEALQSIPDNLSALSFSDPLGIDVGDLADSNVAAEDQGVSSGIFGNLQAYFITGGAAFAYLIFILLYTPCVAAMGAYAREFGSKFARFIGLWTMFLAYASAVIYYQASSFSLHPVASTSWILGMTLVMLLVYTRLKQVGLKEQKLRIDIVNIT; this is encoded by the coding sequence ATGAGCTTTAACATATTAACTGTTGGGAATCCGAATAGTGGAAAAACCACTTTATTTAATGGCTTAACAGGTGCTAAGCAGAATGTAGGTAACTGGGCCGGTGTTACAGTTGAGAAAAAAACTGGCTTTTTTGAGTATCGCGATACTGAATTCAAGCTAACCGATTTGCCGGGCATTTATTCTTTAGATAGCGCCAATGATGCAAACAGTATTGATGAGTCAATAGCCTCTTCTGCTATTTCTTCAATGTCTGCTGATTTGATTATTAATGTAGTTGATGCGACAAGCTTAGAAAGAAGTTTATACATGACACTTCAACTTCGTGAGCTTGGTCGGCCGATGATCGTCGTCCTGAATAAGCTTGATGCTTTGCATCGCGAACGCCAGGAAATCGATGTTGACGCTTTACAAAAAGAGCTGGGTTGCCCCGTTTTTATTTTATCGGCTATTAATGCAAAGCAAGTGACTAAATTTAAAGATGATCTGTTTGGTCTTTTGCAAAAACCTTTGTTTATCGATGGGCTGACATTAGATTATGGCGATACGATAGAAAGTAGCATTGAAGCTTTGAATCCAATTTGGTCAAAAGACAGTATTATTTTGCCAAGAGCGATGTCAATTCGTGCTTTAGAACAAGATTCATTGGTTGTTGATCGTTTAGCCGATATTGACAAAGAATATTGTAGAGAAACTGTTCAGCGTTTAAATGCTGAGTTGGACTTAGATTTAGCGATTACCAATACAAAGTATAATTACCTTCACCAACTTTGCCATCAAGTGAGAAGCATTGATTCTAGTTTGAGTAAAAACTTTACTGAAAAATTAGACCAAATTGTATTAAATAAATGGCTAGGTATTCCTATCTTTTTTGTCATTATGTACTTGATGTTTATGTTCTCAATTAACATTGGTAGTGCGTTTATTGATTTCTTTGATATCGGTGTGGGAGCAATTTTAGTCGATGGTGGGCATTACTTATTAGATAGTCATTTACCCGTTTGGTTAGTCACGGTATTGGCTGATGGCCTCGGTGGCGGTATTCAAACTGTCGCGACCTTTATACCGGTTATCGCTTGTTTGTATTTATTTCTATCGTTATTGGAAAGCTCCGGCTATATGGCTCGTGCGGCTTTTGTTCTTGATAAAGTGATGCAAAAAATTGGCCTTCCGGGTAAAGCCTTTGTCCCTTTAATATTGGGCTTTGGTTGTAACGTGCCTGCGATTATGGCAACCAGAACAATGGATCAAGAACGGGAGCGTAAACTTTCTGCGGCAATGGCACCGTTCATGTCGTGCGGTGCTCGCTTACCGGTATATACGTTATTTGCAGCCGCATTTTTTCCAAATAACGGGCAAAATGTGGTATTCGCTTTGTATGTTTTGGGTATTTTAGCGGCCGTGTTTACGGGGATTATTCTTAAAAATACGTTATATCCAGGTAAGAGTAGCAGTTTTATTATGGAGATGCCGGACTATGAAATTCCAACAGTGCGTAGTATTGGTTTAAAAACATGGCAAAAATTAAAACGTTTTGTTCTTGGTGCGGGTAAAACGATTGTCGTAGTTGTCGCTATTTTAAGTTTTTTAAATTCATTAGGAACCGATGGTTCATTCGGTAATGAAGACAGTCAAAACTCAGTTTTATCAAAAGTTGCACAAGTTGTGACACCCGTTTTCGCTCCTATGGGGATAGAAAAGGATAACTGGCCCGCGACCGTGGGAATTATTACTGGGATTTTTGCTAAAGAAGCCGTTGTCGGAACTTTAAATAACTTGTATTCAGATCCTACGGATGAAGCGGTAGAGTTCAGCTTAACCAACAGTTTGCAAGAAGCATTACAGAGTATCCCTGATAATTTATCAGCATTAAGCTTTTCTGACCCATTAGGCATTGATGTTGGGGACTTAGCCGATTCAAACGTTGCGGCGGAAGACCAAGGGGTAAGTTCAGGTATTTTTGGTAACTTACAAGCGTATTTTATTACTGGTGGTGCCGCTTTTGCTTATTTGATTTTTATCTTACTCTACACACCGTGTGTTGCTGCAATGGGAGCTTATGCGCGCGAATTTGGCTCTAAGTTTGCTCGTTTTATTGGTTTATGGACTATGTTTCTAGCTTATGCTTCGGCGGTGATTTATTACCAAGCGAGCAGTTTTAGTTTACATCCTGTCGCCAGTACTAGTTGGATTCTTGGCATGACGCTAGTGATGCTGCTTGTTTATACCCGCTTAAAGCAGGTTGGTTTAAAAGAGCAAAAACTCCGTATTGATATCGTTAATATCACCTAA
- a CDS encoding FeoA family protein codes for MKLNELKNGQSARIVTLSALSSDIRKKLMIMGMLPNTEVKLIRKAPLGDPLQVEVRGVSLAIRGKVAEVIEIEVDA; via the coding sequence ATGAAGTTAAATGAACTTAAAAATGGGCAGTCAGCTCGCATTGTTACTTTATCGGCGCTCTCTAGTGATATTCGAAAGAAATTAATGATTATGGGAATGCTTCCAAATACGGAAGTTAAATTGATACGTAAAGCGCCATTAGGTGATCCCTTACAAGTAGAAGTAAGAGGAGTCTCATTGGCTATTCGTGGAAAAGTAGCAGAAGTGATTGAAATAGAGGTTGATGCATGA
- a CDS encoding helix-turn-helix domain-containing protein, whose protein sequence is MILLTLSFSVYAVETRSIFYSLPSQNQDHFLTAKKLFPNPNGGVWVQDTYNHIHFYDGQHLLPKSSSVIDTTTDQVIYLDGTFWYFENNDLYRMDPLGQKTLLFTLPTTDKFESIGESNGFIWLYSAGIFHTFNPKSGQITSYPIEQIIQGSITENTVIQDAVYFNSRWLIATKSSLYYLGQNGIKRATPTVFSNIAQIVFDPKHKQLLVGTDEYLFGLDLNTNPLEKKVLVSGKIQAILVADDGYWVGTRKGLYVYSFENKNAIHISANYQDEYALSNDTILALTEDSSGGVWIATAKGVNYYSQISALLKRIRFGDRNGLLPYSQIHQVQIMDNGIIWLATDIGLFKIIPSQGQTPNQVKKIRRGEISNIALNDGEVWFTEGDKLFKLTMSTSTIESVAQDTKWSGNTITHLAIGKYKNIWISTSKGLYRYFPKQLKSENFGKRWMVDQYEKSDITSLYSGSNGIVWVGTEHGIYEYKDQEVTFNANSIGLGNTISISDFNMKTLWTANNYGVLTFNIENGKSLKVPLKNTNSVPLCVAASQYGTWVVTSKGLSFYNDDARLMKHYSSPFGVITNEFLPNRCALSSNGEHLVLASKLGLVFASTKGLEAKSLPENKVLIGEVQVDRTVVSVAPSLKQPLYIEPNKPISFLFGILPDFDTPHLQYRLIGSKNELWTTYKGSQLTFDYLNSGQYTLEFKTLSQVGSNQGGTQLRFIVNNKWYQLPWMVFFLGGGILILIISVIAWRSRIMVRSNFRLRQLINLKTQQLNHQSQLLISTNIQLKKQTKTRQILVNNMAEKVKASIYELQQQIRLIGNGAHSLSRYSNEALDRVEQILALHSNNAKQNTLLDGQVVSLVIHTVIKGWLAEIEKASVTLKLDDLTEGCTVQVKHFNLDSILSMLIASALSRSEANQVIYLKVKLVDNKLQITLQDTGKDLTEEDIRDLEAYEYGLKNHALAYQSSEISLSAIAHMVMESGGRLNFKTNRICRTTEVSVSWPIGSCHYPRHSHGRHPDIGLQNSQLIKREQIKGDLNECEESLTLSDNYNATLALTLKDKWLSKVYALVEHHYPNPDFSTSSAAKLLFVSERSLQRKFKYLTGKSFMDYVIKVRLDNACERLMLGQKIADIAFEVGFNDPSYFSQRFKHHFGLSPSKFLENTSNKMN, encoded by the coding sequence ATGATATTGTTAACTCTTTCTTTTTCAGTCTATGCAGTAGAAACCCGTTCCATTTTTTATTCTTTGCCTAGCCAAAATCAAGATCATTTTCTTACCGCTAAAAAACTTTTTCCAAACCCCAATGGTGGCGTATGGGTTCAGGATACCTATAACCATATTCATTTCTATGATGGGCAGCATTTACTACCAAAATCGAGCAGTGTAATTGATACGACAACGGATCAAGTTATCTATTTAGATGGGACGTTTTGGTATTTTGAAAATAATGATTTGTATCGAATGGATCCACTGGGACAAAAAACATTACTATTCACTTTACCAACGACGGATAAGTTTGAAAGTATAGGTGAATCTAATGGTTTCATTTGGCTTTATTCTGCGGGGATTTTTCATACTTTTAATCCTAAATCTGGTCAAATCACATCTTATCCGATTGAGCAAATCATTCAGGGCTCAATTACTGAAAATACAGTGATACAGGACGCGGTATACTTTAATTCGAGATGGTTAATTGCTACAAAATCATCACTGTATTATTTAGGCCAAAATGGTATTAAACGCGCTACTCCCACTGTTTTTTCAAATATTGCTCAAATTGTTTTTGACCCAAAACATAAGCAGCTATTAGTAGGGACCGATGAGTACTTATTCGGCTTAGACTTGAATACGAATCCTTTAGAAAAAAAGGTATTGGTATCGGGTAAAATTCAAGCTATTTTGGTTGCAGATGATGGGTATTGGGTAGGGACTCGAAAAGGATTATACGTTTACTCTTTTGAAAATAAAAACGCCATTCATATTAGCGCAAATTATCAAGATGAATACGCGTTATCCAATGACACTATTTTAGCTCTAACCGAAGATTCGAGTGGTGGTGTATGGATAGCCACGGCGAAAGGTGTTAACTATTATTCTCAAATTAGTGCTTTATTGAAAAGAATCCGGTTTGGTGACCGTAATGGATTGTTACCGTACAGCCAGATCCATCAAGTTCAAATTATGGATAATGGCATCATATGGCTTGCGACAGATATTGGTTTATTTAAGATCATTCCATCACAAGGTCAAACCCCAAACCAAGTTAAAAAAATACGAAGAGGTGAGATTAGTAATATTGCTCTAAATGATGGCGAGGTATGGTTTACAGAGGGAGATAAGTTATTCAAACTAACGATGTCTACTTCCACTATTGAGTCTGTGGCTCAAGATACTAAGTGGTCTGGGAATACTATTACTCACCTTGCTATTGGTAAATATAAAAATATATGGATTTCTACCTCAAAAGGGCTCTATCGTTATTTTCCTAAGCAACTAAAAAGCGAAAACTTTGGGAAACGCTGGATGGTGGATCAATATGAGAAATCAGACATTACGTCCCTTTATAGTGGGAGCAATGGCATCGTTTGGGTTGGTACAGAGCATGGTATCTATGAATATAAAGATCAAGAAGTAACATTTAACGCAAATAGTATAGGTTTGGGAAATACGATAAGTATTAGTGACTTTAATATGAAAACCTTATGGACTGCAAATAACTATGGTGTCCTTACCTTTAATATTGAGAATGGAAAATCGTTAAAGGTACCATTAAAAAATACTAATAGCGTACCTTTGTGCGTTGCTGCTTCGCAATATGGCACATGGGTTGTTACTTCTAAAGGGTTGAGTTTTTACAATGATGATGCTCGTTTAATGAAGCATTATTCATCACCGTTTGGTGTGATTACTAATGAATTTTTACCTAATCGATGTGCATTATCTTCTAATGGTGAGCATTTAGTACTAGCCAGTAAATTAGGTTTGGTTTTTGCCTCAACCAAAGGTTTGGAAGCGAAATCATTACCCGAGAACAAGGTATTAATAGGAGAAGTTCAGGTCGATCGAACTGTCGTCTCCGTTGCTCCATCACTCAAACAGCCACTTTATATTGAACCGAATAAACCGATTAGTTTCTTATTCGGTATTTTGCCTGACTTTGATACTCCCCACCTCCAATATCGCTTAATTGGCAGTAAAAACGAATTATGGACAACTTATAAAGGTTCACAATTGACTTTCGATTACTTGAACTCGGGTCAGTATACGCTTGAATTTAAAACGTTATCACAGGTAGGCAGTAACCAAGGAGGAACGCAACTGAGGTTTATTGTTAACAATAAATGGTATCAATTACCTTGGATGGTTTTTTTTCTTGGGGGGGGGATTTTAATATTGATTATCAGTGTGATAGCTTGGCGGTCACGAATCATGGTTCGTTCAAACTTTCGTTTACGACAATTAATTAATTTAAAAACACAGCAATTGAACCATCAAAGTCAATTACTCATTAGTACGAATATACAGTTAAAAAAGCAGACGAAAACCAGACAAATCCTCGTGAATAATATGGCAGAAAAAGTGAAGGCGTCTATTTATGAATTACAACAGCAGATTAGGCTGATCGGTAATGGTGCTCACAGTTTAAGTCGGTATTCTAATGAGGCTTTAGATAGAGTTGAACAAATTTTAGCGCTGCATTCTAATAACGCTAAGCAAAATACTTTGTTGGATGGGCAAGTTGTCTCTCTCGTTATTCATACGGTTATTAAAGGGTGGTTAGCCGAGATTGAAAAAGCCTCGGTGACATTAAAATTAGATGATTTAACCGAAGGTTGTACCGTTCAAGTGAAACACTTTAATTTAGATTCAATATTGAGCATGTTAATCGCGAGTGCGTTATCTCGGTCAGAGGCTAATCAAGTTATTTACCTTAAGGTTAAATTGGTTGATAACAAGCTACAGATTACACTACAAGATACAGGAAAAGATCTCACGGAGGAAGATATTCGAGATCTTGAAGCTTATGAGTATGGTTTGAAAAATCATGCTCTAGCATATCAATCATCAGAAATTTCTTTATCTGCGATAGCACATATGGTTATGGAAAGTGGGGGAAGGCTTAATTTTAAAACGAATCGTATTTGTAGAACAACAGAAGTGTCGGTTTCTTGGCCTATTGGATCGTGTCATTACCCTCGGCATAGTCACGGACGTCATCCGGATATTGGATTACAGAATAGTCAGTTAATAAAAAGAGAACAGATAAAAGGTGATCTCAATGAATGTGAAGAATCACTTACTCTGTCTGATAACTATAATGCTACTCTAGCATTAACCCTTAAAGATAAATGGTTGAGTAAAGTGTACGCTTTAGTCGAGCATCATTATCCAAACCCAGACTTTAGCACCAGTTCAGCGGCAAAGTTATTGTTTGTCTCTGAACGTAGTTTACAGCGGAAATTTAAGTACCTTACGGGTAAATCTTTTATGGATTACGTTATTAAAGTTCGATTGGATAATGCTTGCGAACGTTTAATGTTGGGGCAAAAAATTGCTGATATTGCTTTTGAGGTAGGATTTAATGACCCTTCTTACTTTAGCCAACGTTTTAAACATCACTTTGGTTTATCGCCAAGTAAATTCTTAGAGAATACGTCTAATAAAATGAATTAG
- a CDS encoding peptidoglycan DD-metalloendopeptidase family protein, which yields MQYRKWKHQRIRRKAYVSLWAMLFGVIIAGLCYYSNVFSWLSWTPSTGYTEPYGAILEKDDPEFAVPKDAIEQNQYKVTNTHKVLEHQSLSDIFQLYGLDPNDLLGVIKANAQATHLSVGQVVEWEQDQRGGLLSLTIYRNARLNSRYVRIDNKFEFTPKRVQGDRKTQIKRAEVRQSFYQAARSIGLSLDQIQAIANALYWQVDVTKQARLGDKLAVQLSLYYVGQETIDTGEISAIWYQHNNKNYQVIRASDGNFYHLDGSSIEKPLDRFPLKSDFRISSKFNPHRLNPVSYRYAPHYGTDFATPMNTPVYATGDGIVVKVGMHPLAGHYLVIKNGRTYSTRFLHLNKVLVDVGQVVSRGQKVAFSGNSGRSTGPHLHYELRKNGQPIDAMSAPLPDANGIPSEQKVAFLSLAHKVIREIRDRF from the coding sequence ATGCAATATAGAAAATGGAAGCATCAGCGTATACGTCGTAAGGCATATGTGTCGTTGTGGGCTATGTTGTTTGGGGTGATCATTGCAGGATTATGTTATTACAGTAATGTTTTTTCTTGGTTATCTTGGACACCGTCTACCGGATATACTGAACCTTATGGTGCCATTTTAGAAAAAGATGACCCTGAGTTTGCAGTACCGAAAGATGCGATAGAACAAAATCAATATAAAGTTACGAATACTCATAAGGTGCTAGAGCATCAAAGTTTAAGTGATATTTTTCAGCTTTATGGCTTAGACCCTAATGACTTATTAGGTGTAATAAAAGCTAATGCTCAAGCAACTCATTTGTCGGTTGGACAGGTCGTTGAGTGGGAGCAAGATCAACGTGGTGGTTTACTGTCTCTAACCATCTATCGGAATGCTCGCTTAAATAGCCGATATGTTCGAATTGATAATAAATTTGAATTCACTCCAAAGCGTGTTCAAGGTGATCGCAAAACACAGATTAAACGGGCTGAAGTCAGGCAAAGTTTTTATCAAGCTGCTCGTTCTATCGGGTTGTCATTGGATCAGATACAAGCCATTGCGAATGCATTGTATTGGCAAGTTGATGTGACGAAACAGGCAAGATTAGGTGACAAATTAGCGGTTCAGCTGTCCCTGTATTATGTTGGGCAAGAGACCATTGATACTGGCGAAATTAGCGCAATATGGTATCAGCATAATAATAAAAATTACCAGGTGATACGTGCTAGTGATGGTAATTTTTATCATTTAGATGGTTCAAGTATTGAGAAGCCATTGGATCGCTTCCCTTTAAAATCTGATTTTCGAATCAGCTCTAAGTTTAATCCTCATCGTTTAAATCCAGTTTCTTATCGTTACGCTCCTCATTATGGTACTGATTTTGCCACACCAATGAATACACCAGTGTACGCGACCGGTGATGGTATTGTGGTTAAAGTTGGTATGCACCCCTTAGCTGGGCATTATCTGGTTATTAAAAATGGGAGAACGTACAGTACCCGATTTTTACATCTAAATAAGGTGCTTGTTGACGTCGGCCAGGTTGTTTCACGTGGGCAAAAAGTGGCTTTTTCGGGGAATAGTGGCCGTTCTACGGGACCTCATTTACATTACGAATTAAGAAAAAATGGTCAACCTATTGATGCAATGTCTGCACCACTACCCGATGCTAATGGCATTCCTTCAGAGCAAAAAGTAGCATTCTTATCTTTAGCGCATAAGGTGATACGAGAAATTCGTGATCGCTTCTAG